In bacterium, a genomic segment contains:
- a CDS encoding excinuclease ABC subunit UvrC translates to MNQVLKKRLKNLKDIPGVYLMKDQQGEIIYVGKASSLKSRVSSYFYGKKADSKTFILSLNIKDFEVIPVASEAEALILENQLIKKYQPKYNVDLKDGKSYPLVKLSAGDYPSISVVREIERDDKSVYYGPFTDAKLLREIVRFIRIYYPIRNCNKDIEKSSSKVCTQYHIKKCSGPCERKISKDEYSWLILGIKAFFEGDYKNFENLLKKWLDDAVGRLDFEEANEIKKRLFLLDRMKSKFPLRSEKELLSYGETNVLEKLTKTLNLKKIPYIIEGFDVSNITGTFATAAKVVFKGGFSDKSGYRKYKLCFNKNIDDYRMIEEVLERRFLSEKDIQVPDLILIDGGKGHLNVATQVLRKLKLEIPIISLAEENENIYTQLNKEPIILPDDSPERHLLERVRNEAHRFALSYHRRLRVKNVKVFFLDDISGIGETRKERIKQAFPDITSLVKTDLDKLKEIGIPSIAAEEIIRRAKKFWG, encoded by the coding sequence ATGAATCAAGTTCTAAAGAAGAGACTAAAGAATCTTAAAGATATACCGGGCGTATATCTTATGAAAGACCAGCAAGGTGAGATAATATATGTGGGTAAAGCGTCTTCTTTAAAGAGTAGAGTAAGTTCTTATTTTTACGGAAAGAAAGCAGACTCAAAAACTTTTATTCTTTCTTTAAATATAAAAGATTTTGAGGTTATACCGGTAGCCTCTGAAGCAGAAGCACTGATTCTTGAAAACCAACTTATAAAAAAGTATCAGCCGAAATATAATGTTGACCTTAAAGATGGCAAAAGTTACCCTCTCGTAAAACTTTCAGCAGGAGATTATCCTTCTATTTCAGTTGTTAGGGAGATAGAAAGAGATGATAAATCGGTATATTATGGTCCTTTTACTGATGCAAAACTCTTAAGAGAGATAGTTCGGTTTATAAGAATATATTATCCTATAAGAAATTGTAATAAAGATATAGAAAAATCTTCCTCAAAGGTTTGTACTCAATACCATATAAAAAAATGTTCTGGCCCTTGTGAGAGGAAAATATCAAAAGATGAGTATAGCTGGCTTATCTTAGGGATAAAAGCTTTCTTTGAAGGCGATTATAAGAATTTTGAGAACCTTTTAAAAAAATGGCTTGATGATGCGGTTGGTAGGCTCGATTTTGAAGAGGCAAACGAGATAAAAAAACGACTTTTTCTTCTTGATAGGATGAAAAGCAAGTTTCCTCTTAGAAGTGAAAAAGAACTTTTATCTTATGGAGAAACCAATGTTCTTGAAAAACTTACAAAGACTTTGAATTTAAAAAAAATTCCTTATATTATTGAAGGGTTTGATGTTTCAAATATAACAGGAACATTTGCAACTGCTGCAAAAGTAGTGTTTAAGGGAGGGTTTTCTGACAAGTCAGGGTATAGAAAATATAAGCTCTGTTTTAATAAAAATATTGACGATTATAGAATGATAGAAGAGGTTTTGGAACGAAGATTTTTGTCCGAAAAGGATATACAGGTACCAGATTTAATTTTAATAGATGGTGGCAAGGGTCATCTTAATGTAGCTACACAAGTTTTAAGAAAACTTAAATTAGAGATACCTATTATATCTTTGGCAGAAGAGAATGAAAATATATATACTCAATTAAATAAAGAACCAATAATATTACCTGACGATTCTCCTGAAAGGCACCTGTTAGAGCGAGTTAGAAATGAGGCACACAGGTTTGCTTTATCTTACCATAGAAGATTGAGGGTAAAGAATGTAAAAGTTTTTTTTCTTGACGATATTTCTGGTATAGGAGAAACCAGAAAGGAGAGAATCAAACAAGCCTTCCCTGATATAACTTCTCTGGTAAAGACTGATTTAGATAAACTTAAAGAGATTGGAATACCAAGTATTGCTGCTGAAGAAATTATTAGGAGAGCAAAGAAGTTTTGGGGATAA
- a CDS encoding DUF1844 domain-containing protein → MKEGLFTFVITFFSGWGWQSLGKVANPASGEIERNLDLAKHTIDILEMLREKTEGNITEEEKTFLNGVIAELQINYVDEVKKADKKDDVKDNESSSKEETKES, encoded by the coding sequence ATGAAAGAAGGTCTGTTCACTTTTGTAATAACTTTTTTTTCAGGATGGGGTTGGCAATCTCTTGGAAAAGTGGCTAATCCTGCATCTGGAGAAATTGAACGTAATCTTGATTTGGCTAAACATACAATAGATATTTTGGAAATGCTAAGGGAAAAGACTGAAGGAAATATAACAGAAGAGGAAAAAACTTTTTTGAATGGAGTTATAGCAGAACTTCAAATCAATTATGTTGACGAAGTAAAAAAAGCAGATAAGAAGGATGATGTAAAAGATAATGAATCAAGTTCTAAAGAAGAGACTAAAGAATCTTAA